In Leptospiraceae bacterium, one DNA window encodes the following:
- a CDS encoding PilZ domain-containing protein — protein sequence MQERRKYPRISSTFSLEVKPSPAGGGTSENVSKEGILFTHNGEIPKGEVLDLTLRVPWFTGSINIKGKVIRCDPAEPKGTYNVAINFVDVDDDTQKSITGLINSF from the coding sequence ATGCAAGAAAGAAGAAAATACCCTCGAATCAGTTCGACTTTCTCTTTAGAAGTCAAACCATCTCCCGCAGGCGGCGGAACAAGTGAAAATGTGAGTAAAGAAGGAATATTATTCACCCACAATGGAGAAATCCCGAAAGGAGAGGTCTTAGATTTAACATTAAGAGTTCCCTGGTTCACAGGCTCTATCAATATTAAAGGGAAGGTAATTCGATGCGACCCGGCAGAGCCAAAAGGCACTTACAATGTAGCGATCAATTTTGTGGACGTTGACGACGATACTCAAAAAAGCATTACAGGGTTAATCAATTCATTCTAA